One segment of Podarcis muralis chromosome 17, rPodMur119.hap1.1, whole genome shotgun sequence DNA contains the following:
- the TUSC1 gene encoding tumor suppressor candidate gene 1 protein encodes MRRMRSTSRHWRGCCFCGARGAGCRSSISARRGQGKEGECCCVGWRGRAGGSPQQLAERYADLAASHAEALRLGEERERQSGRLREENARLRLENRRLRRENRSLFRQALKLQPFQEQEVKPGEAGGGGGGDGSCEDGEPAGITISSPEGEELMQSGAKRARVGDGGRGDAPDIA; translated from the coding sequence ATGAGACGCATGCGCAGCACCAGCCGCCACTGgaggggctgctgcttctgcggGGCTCGGGGCGCTGGCTGCCGCAGTAGCATCTCTGCTCGGAGGGGCCAAGGCAAGGAAGGCGAGTGCTGCTGCGTCGGCTGGCGAGGCCGGGCGGGCGGCTCTCCGCAGCAGCTGGCAGAGAGGTACGCCGACCTGGCCGCCAGCCACGCCGAGGCGCTGAGGCTCGGGGAGGAGCGTGAGCGCCAGAGCGGGCGGCTGCGGGAAGAGAACGCGCGCCTCAGGCTGGAGAACCGGCGCCTGCGCAGGGAGAACCGCAGCCTCTTCCGCCAGGCTCTGAAGCTGCAGCCCTTCCAAGAACAGGAAGTCAAGCCTGGagaggcggggggaggaggaggaggagacggcaGCTGCGAAGATGGGGAGCCTGCAGGAATCACCATTTCCTCCCCGGAAGGAGAGGAGCTGATGCAGAGTGGTGCGAAGAGGGCACGAGtcggagatggaggcagaggggaTGCGCCTGACATAGCCTGA